From the Temnothorax longispinosus isolate EJ_2023e chromosome 6, Tlon_JGU_v1, whole genome shotgun sequence genome, one window contains:
- the LOC139814170 gene encoding uncharacterized protein, protein MASTSKKQSGAKKYPIKLVLTEQQKSDIKEAFDLFDPDGTGKIASKDLKIVLRALGFEPTVKEIQTLVAEVAPERPTELSYEEFVKVMSIKMTDEDVQSDIIRAFRLFDDDKTGKISFKNLKRVAIELGENLSDEELFDMITQVDEDGDGQISLEEFIKLFKSMSCS, encoded by the exons ATG GCATCTACATCCAAGAAACAAAGCGGTGCCAAGAAGTATCCAATAAAACTTGTATTAACCGAGCAACAGAAGTCCGATATAAAAGAAGCCTTTGATCTGTTTGATCCGGACGGCACTGGGAAAATCGCTTCCAAGGATCTTAAAATTGTCCTCAGAGCCCTAGGATTTGAGCCGACAGTTAAAGAGATACAGACCCTCGTGGCGGAAGTTGCTCCAGAACGCCCTACTGAGTTATCTTATGAAGAATTCGTGAAGGTAATGTCAATTAAAATGACAGACGAGGATGTCCAAAGCGATATAATAAGGGCGTTTCGTCTCTTCGATGACGATAAAACGGGGAAAATATCgttcaaaaatttgaaaagagTTGCGATTGAATTGGGAGAAAATTTGAGCGATGAGGAACTATTTGATATGATTACTCAGGTAGACGAAGATGGCGATGGACAAATATCGCTAGAGGAATTTATAAAACTCTTTAAAAGTATGTCGTGTTCATAA
- the LOC139814167 gene encoding exosome complex component RRP43: protein MALQYKTIHPVKYLHDHLEQDIRTDGRNFLSFRPVSVNVSSIVQADSSAIFKLGDTTAVCGIKAELATPKADTPDHGYVVPNVELSPLCSSKFRPGPPSEQAQVLSKSIDIILSNSAALDLTDLCICRGKLVWVLYCDILCLNYNGSVIDACTGALIAALKTLALPEVNYNKETGVIVVHPKNRKMFAVRTSPVSTSFAVFENQLLVADPTDDEEDLSSGRFSIVMDDEEEICYVHKPGGISISQNLLSKGLEMAKMRAKLVRSVIDAAISTLNVNDIEINT, encoded by the exons aTGGCTTTGCAATACAA AACAATCCATCCTGTGAAATACTTGCACGACCACCTT GAGCAAGACATTCGGACGGATGGCAGGAACTTCTTGTCGTTTCGGCCAGTAAGCGTAAATGTCTCGTCGATTGTACAAGCGGATAGTTCAGCAATATTCAAATTGGGTGACACAACTGCGGTTTGCGGTATTAAAGCT GAATTAGCAACACCAAAGGCAGATACTCCGGATCACGGCTACGTAGTACCAAATGTGGAATTATCACCTCTGTGCTCCTCAAAGTTTCGTCCCGGTCCGCCGAGCGAACAGGCGCAGGTGCTCTCTAAATCGATAGATATCATTTTGAGTAATTCAGCGGCACTCGATCTGACAGACCTCTGTATTTGCAGAGGTAAATTAGTATGGGTCTTGTACTGCGATATTCTGTGCCTAAATTACAACGGATCGGTCATAGACGCTTGCACCGGGGCATTAATTGCGGCTCTCAAAACAT TGGCCTTACCTGAGGTAAATTACAACAAGGAGACGGGAGTAATTGTGGTACAcccaaaaaatagaaagatgtTTGCTGTAAGAACGTCGCCAGTTTCTACATCGTTTGCGGTATTCGAGAA CCAATTGTTAGTAGCTGATCCTACAGATGACGAGGAGGATTTGTCATCAGGAAGGTTTTCTATCGTGATGGACGATGAGGAAGAGATTTGCTATGTACATAAGCCTg gtGGAATTTCAATCTCTCAGAATCTACTTTCCAAAGGACTGGAAATGGCGAAAATGAGAGCAAAGTTGGTCAGATCGGTAATCGACGCTGCTATCTCGACGCTGAATGTAAacgatatagaaataaatacttga